The Cucurbita pepo subsp. pepo cultivar mu-cu-16 chromosome LG18, ASM280686v2, whole genome shotgun sequence nucleotide sequence TTTCCTTCCTCATTTTTTGGGCCCATCTCAGCCACACTTAtgtccctttccctttcccccACTACTTTATTCTTAACCGAATTCCTCCACTACTACCTTCCACAACCAtccaatataaaatatatttatattaatatggTGAAGCAGATAATTGGACCGAGAATATAATCTCATTTCTAACttctaaatagaaaaaagatgTTCCTTATTCTCGTCTAAACTGGAAATTTCTACTCCATTTAAGATGGGTCCATGCAGGTAAAGTAGATATATCTAAGGTCATGCGCGTAAAGTGAAATGtcgctgtttttttttttttttttttttttttttttggaNtttttttttttttttttttttttttctttttgggaaaTGGGAAATGGGAAATGCCCCCATTGGATATTGGATACTGATTTGATTCTTGCCTGCCCACTTGCTAAAAGTCTCGAGGAATTTTTGTATCCAAGCCCCACGTGGCGTTCTGACGTGGATTGTAATTCGAATAAGCATTCTGGACCGGGCCTCAAATTCTGGTAAAACAGTGCAACCATGAATAGGTTTGGCCCATCTTCAGGCCCATAGTATTAGGCCCAATAAGGGGTggggaataaaataaaataagaaaatagatttaaattgtaattgattagttttaattgaaaattaattattgcaaTTAAATCAcacatttattataaacctAAATTGACAGCTTGTTTGTTAGCGTGGCAACGAACATTTCCAGTGGAATTAATTATTGTAACCAactgtatttttctttccactaaataaatcaaaagaacaaaataataataataataataatttccaaGAATTTTTTAAGGAGGTTTTGAACCTCAAATGACCTAACTCAATATCGAGTCGTCTTTTGACTTGACCTTTTAATCGTCAAAATGTTTAGAACCACAAAGGAAGACATTGAAGTCGTCTTTGACCTGACTCAACTCAATACCACACTCAAGAGACATTACAAAAGCAAAAGACGACTTTGAAGTCGTCTTTGACCTGACTCGACTCAATACCACACTCAAGAGGCATTACAAAAGCAAAACACGATGTAACAAGATTTGAGTGAACGTTTAAGATAACGTAATTTTTTTACACTCCCTTCCATAAAAAGAGAGCGCAATTCTTGTGCACTACTGTACTTCAAACTCTACTAACTTGAATGTCGGGGGTAGACAGTCGAGCGCAGAGAGTCGAGCCCTCTACGCTCGTACAAAAAAGTCATTTCTATTTGAAAGCTTTActtcttataaaataaaggaaacTGAGTGAAGTAAAGCACAGAAATTGATCCGAGGAAACCTATGAATTGGAAGGGACACAATAAACCAAACACCCTGGATTATAAGAACTTGGTTGAAGAAATGCTATTATAAGAACTAGTATAAAATGCAAACATATCATAGAAGAACTGAACTCCGGAGCTAAAATCTGGTTCCTCCCAAAACcaactttaaataataatcGATAAACTTCAGCATCAAGtcaaagaaagtcaaaatttcttcaattttctaaacCACCAACACAACTAATTTAGCTCTTTGATGCTAGCTTTTCCTTGGCCTTCTGGATCTTCAATACCTTCTTCACAATCTTTTGCTCTTCCACCAAAAAGGCACGAATGATCCTATCCCcagcaaaacaaagaaagattAGGAAAATGAACCAATCAAACGGATGAAACATTTAGtgatgagaaaaaaatggGATGCAAACCTCTCTCTGACGGCACCGCCGGATAAAACGCCACCATATGCACGATTCACAGTCCTCCTGTTCCTAGCTAATCTAGACCTCTTATACTCAGCTGGCCTCAAGTGAGGAATCTGCATGATCGCACATTTACCCGGATTAGCTAAGTCAGCCATATAAATTCAGAATTTTTCACCAGATCATATACAAAAAACCAAATACCCATCTCTTATTGACCAAATTTGAACTTAGAAGTCCGTCATTAAATCCAAAAAACAACCAGCAACGTACATAGAAGATTCAAACTTATGAATAACAAATGTATATGCATGTATCTACCAATATACAAAGAATTCATGTAATGAAGCACAAATTGACATGCATGCACCTGCCAATGTACATATATTGCATGAAGTAAAGATAGACATGCTCGAGCAATAGAAAAGACAAACAATTAGGCAATGAAAATGCAaggattttaaatttctaattgaATGATTATTCACAAGTTTTGCAGAATAAAATTTAGTTGTCGTTTCGATAGGAATATAAATGAAACGATATTTTGCAGGAGCGTCATTAGGATGCagtttaaaacaataaagagTAAACCTTTATGAATTAAGTTTAAGGCAGTAAAGGGTCCATCCGACAATAAAAGATAAGCATAGAACTGTATTTTGTTTATGAGGTAGATTATGGACTGTATAGTATATCATTGATCGTGCTCGATGCCAACATATTGATTACTCATGAAACTTCCACTCATTAGAACGATCACGCCGTAAAAAATACCACGAGTCATTAAACTTCCACTCATTAGAACGCAGCCAGAAACgtagttattttatttcgaaGGGCGTAAAAGAACCAAATTTGAACTTAGGCAAAAGACTAGGCTCCTTGTAAAATCTAGTAACTGGTAGAGTCTCAGCAGGGAAGATTTTGGTGCCCAACGACCAAGGAACAAGCAATCGTGGGGACTAGCCCACTTCCCATTACTCAAGGGAAAAATTTATGAACGGGAGGAATTGAAAGGTGGCTGAAACGCCCAATGATCACAAAGAACCGAAATTTAGACACATGGATAAACTTTCAGTATCGAAAGACCAAAACTTTTCTCTAATGCACCACAAATGCGGCACGCGACTAAAAAAGGCCATCTGCGTCAGTTCTTATTTCCTCTTTCCTTATCTACTAAATAAGTCTCATAGGGATTTACAGCAAAGATCTAATCTACAAGGTGATAACATGGCCATCATGAAACAGCCAGCAACAATCAAAATATcgagaaaatcaaaatggagAATGAACGAGTACATCAATAAGATACGTTATTTGTGAAATAACTACGAATAAGGGATAAAAATGGACAGAGAACAGTGATCGAAGACATACTCCCTGAATCCTTTTGCCGGTGACCGGGCATTTCGGTCCACTAGCTCTTTTCTTGGTAGTCTGGTACACAAGCTTCCCACCTTCAAACAGAAGAATACAGGATGATAAGAGCAAGAACAATAAATGCGCAACAATACAGAGACATAGAATGGAGTCGTACCAGAAAGTTACCTGGGGTTTTGACGACACGGTGCTGGTTAGACTTGGTAGCATAGCTATGGCGCTTGCGGTATGTAAGACGCTGAACCATCTTGGACGATTTTCCTCTCTTCCTCCCTCTGGGTGTCCTGTCCTGGTAAAGGAGGCTGCTGCAGAGATTTTACTAAACTTGGGAGAAGGAGATAAAAACACCAAGACGACCCCCGATGCCCTAGATCTAACGGCTCGTACGTGTTCTCGTCGACGATTAAGATTTAATCCcgtccattaaaaaaaatcaattttctttttctttttctttttcaattggTTCGTATctattgggctgggccgaagaTTGGCCCACTATCCCAATGAATTCGCTCGGGTTAACTACCCGTTCCGGTGTGAACGTCGAAAATCCAAAATAGGCGATtggaaatatattattaattccaaatatttgttattatttttggaaagtgagatatttattttttcttttttcttttaatattaaaaaaatgtatacatTCAAAGTTGGTAGCTTTTAACCGTCAACCTGAGTATAGTTCAACAAACATGAAACATATATTGTTGATTAAGAGATAAGAAGGGAATATCTCGTTCTTGTGAAGCCACAAATTTGGTAGCTTtaatgttgagaattgttCGAATTCTACGTTAATTGATCAAACGGAAGATCACAAGTATATAGTGAAAAACACTCTCTTTATTGGCATGAAACTCTTTGAAAAGCaaaaagtaaagtcacgagaaTGTCCAAAGTAGacagtatcataccattacTAGCTGAGTAGATTTGTTTCTCCCATCAATTAGCACtcaataaaatcaaatgagTAGTTTTTCTTTCCGAGTTTCGAGTCAACCAAACTAGgttactctgtttttctttgtatGACTTCACCATGTATAGCAGAAGAGAATACGAATGAGATTttatatcgattggagaaggaaacgaaacattcttttaatgatatagaaacctctcccgaacaaacacgttttaaaatcatgtgGGGGAgcctaaaaggaaaagtccaaaaaatatcatatctgCGGGCGGTGGAGTTGGGGTATTAGAATATGTTATTGTTGTGGGTGCGAGGGAAGCAGGTGATGAAACATATGGGAGTGGAGATGACGTTAAGTTGGATGTGCAGGCTGGCCCCTAAAGGCAACAAGGCCTGTAATAAAGCAGGTagctactagcagtgggcagGTTTGGAGGTTTGGAGGAGTGTTGGAGTTAGGAGAGGGGCAGGGATGATATGCTAGGAGGGCCCTCAGTATATCCAACATCGCTCCAAATAAAACCAAGCTCAATCAATCAAATGACGCAGACACAAAACTCGTATTTTGATACATTCCTTCCCCTTTACACCCACGCCACGCCACACCACGCCCGCCCGCCCGCCCCATCCTTCTTCATTTCACTACTCACAAGCATCCATGGCGTATACCGCTTACTTAATTAACTAATCTAATCAACTCTCTTCGCCCTCCTTTAAGTTTGAGTTTGTGTTtgaattgattgattgattgattaagGGCAAACGTGTGGTTTATTTGTGTTGTGTTCTTTTCGGGATTCACGTTCCACTACTCCATCTCCTCACCAATTCCCATTCTCTTTCAAACccaaacaccaaaaaaaaagcTGCCTTTGTGTCATTCCTTTATCTTACTCAAAAACAACAAGGATATGGGCTACAAAACTcagctttctttcttttccttttcactcTCAAACCAAAATCTTTCAACACAACACCCACCAAATTTGTATCTCACTTCAATCAAAAGTGGAATCCCAGATAAGATAGTGAGAATCTAGGTTCCCTTAACAACAAATCTTACTCACCAACCCATAAACCAATTAACAAACTTATTTTGATTTCTCGAACCGAGATCCATGAATCCGGATCCCTTTTCCTtaaaagggtatgaaaacctctccctagtagatgcattttaaaaccgtgaagttgATGATAATACATAATGGGCCataacagacaatatctgttagacgaagttgggttgagttacgAGGACGCTGAGTCCTAAGAGgatagattatgagatctcacatcattGAAGAGGAGCGAGGATGTGCAaatctctccatagtagacacgttttaaaattg carries:
- the LOC111779568 gene encoding 60S ribosomal protein L34-like, whose protein sequence is MVQRLTYRKRHSYATKSNQHRVVKTPGGKLVYQTTKKRASGPKCPVTGKRIQGIPHLRPAEYKRSRLARNRRTVNRAYGGVLSGGAVRERIIRAFLVEEQKIVKKVLKIQKAKEKLASKS